Proteins encoded together in one Mycolicibacter minnesotensis window:
- a CDS encoding MaoC family dehydratase → MSKTIEQRGLWFEEYEIGTTYAHRPGRTITEADNVLFTTLTMNTQSLHLDAAWAAQQPGFRGERLVNSMFTLSTLVGLSVSQLTLGTIVANLGFLEVTFPKPVFHGDTLYAETVCTDKRESQSRPGEGIVTLEHVGRNQHGDIVARAVRTTLVRKRPAEDGR, encoded by the coding sequence GTGAGCAAGACGATCGAGCAACGCGGACTGTGGTTCGAGGAATACGAGATCGGCACCACCTACGCCCACCGGCCCGGACGCACGATCACCGAAGCCGACAACGTGCTGTTCACCACGCTGACCATGAACACCCAATCGCTGCACCTGGATGCGGCCTGGGCTGCCCAACAGCCCGGCTTCCGCGGTGAGCGCCTGGTCAATTCGATGTTCACCCTCTCCACGTTGGTCGGCCTGTCGGTCTCGCAGCTGACGCTGGGCACCATCGTGGCCAACCTGGGCTTCTTGGAGGTCACGTTTCCCAAGCCGGTCTTTCACGGTGACACGTTGTATGCCGAGACTGTCTGCACCGACAAGCGTGAGTCCCAAAGCCGTCCCGGCGAGGGCATCGTGACGTTGGAGCACGTCGGCCGCAATCAGCACGGCGACATCGTCGCCCGCGCGGTACGCACCACGCTGGTACGCAAGCGGCCCGCCGAGGACGGACGGTGA
- a CDS encoding HpcH/HpaI aldolase/citrate lyase family protein, whose protein sequence is MRPGPAWLFCPADRPERYGKAAAVADVVILDLEDGVAAADRPAAREALRANPLDPEKTVVRVNPAGTEDQARDLEALADTAYTTVMLAKTESAAQVAALAPRQVVALIETPRGAVFCADIAAAQQCIAMMWGAEDLVAALGGGSSRHPDGRYRDVARHVRSSVLLAASTFGRAALDAVYLDIGDLDGLKAEAVDGAAVGFAATVCIHPSQIAVVRDAYRPAPERVDWARRVLAAAQTERGVFAFEGQMVDSPVLRHAEAILRRAN, encoded by the coding sequence GTGAGGCCCGGCCCGGCCTGGCTATTCTGCCCGGCGGATCGGCCTGAGCGATATGGCAAAGCCGCCGCGGTCGCTGACGTGGTGATCCTCGACCTGGAAGACGGTGTGGCCGCCGCAGATCGGCCCGCTGCCAGGGAAGCGTTGCGGGCCAACCCCCTTGACCCGGAGAAGACCGTCGTGCGGGTCAATCCCGCCGGCACCGAAGACCAGGCTCGCGATTTGGAGGCCCTGGCCGACACCGCCTACACCACGGTGATGCTGGCCAAGACCGAATCCGCCGCCCAGGTGGCGGCGCTGGCACCTCGGCAGGTGGTTGCCCTGATCGAGACCCCGCGCGGCGCGGTGTTCTGTGCCGATATCGCGGCCGCACAACAATGCATCGCGATGATGTGGGGCGCCGAAGATCTGGTGGCCGCCCTGGGTGGCGGATCTAGTCGCCATCCTGACGGCCGATACCGCGATGTGGCCCGCCACGTGCGTTCCAGCGTCCTCTTGGCGGCATCGACATTCGGCCGGGCCGCGTTGGACGCCGTCTACCTCGACATCGGCGACCTGGACGGTCTGAAAGCCGAAGCGGTCGATGGCGCCGCGGTTGGCTTCGCTGCTACGGTGTGCATCCACCCGAGCCAGATCGCGGTGGTCCGCGATGCCTATCGGCCCGCCCCGGAAAGGGTCGACTGGGCGCGCAGGGTGCTCGCCGCGGCACAGACCGAGCGCGGGGTGTTCGCGTTCGAAGGACAGATGGTCGACTCCCCGGTGCTACGGCACGCCGAAGCGATCTTGCGACGGGCGAATTGA